GCGGGTCCGGCCGGCGGCCTGGGCGTCCTGGATCAGGGTCAGGGTGCGCCCGCGGTGCTCGCGCAGTTCGGGCAGGAACTCCGGTCCGGTGAGGAACACCGGGCAGCTCAGACAGGCGTTGGCGTGCGGGCAGCTCTTCTGCACCGGCAGCCCGCAGTAGCCGTGCGGCAGGGTCTGGGTGGCCAGCCCGTAGCGGGTCTTGGCCCACTGCGCCTGGGCCAGCGGCCCGTCGGGGTCGATGCTGACCCGCTCGCCCTTGACGTTGACCTTGGTGGCTTGTTCCCAGCGCCGCCGGACGGTCTGGTCGGTGATCCGCGCGTAGTGCGCGGTCATCTCGCTGGACTCGTGATCGAGCAGCACCCGCACGACCTCTTGCGGGACGTCGCGGTTGATCAACCGGCTGGCGAAGGTGTGCCGCCACTGGTGCGGGGTGAGCCGGGCGGGCTGGCCGTGCTCGTCGCGGATGTCGCAGTCGATCAGCCATCGGTTGAGCAGGCCGCGGTAGCTGTAGTAGGTCATCGGGCGGGTGCCAGTGGCGCTGGCGCGGTGGCGGGGGAACAAGCAGGGGTGGGCGTGGGGCCAGCGGGCGGCGACGCGGTCCTGCTGGGCGCGGATCTCGGTCTCGAGCTCGTCGTCGATGGGGACTGCGGCCTCGCGGCGCATCTTGTGATTGAGGTAGCGCAGGTAGGGGGCGCCCTGGCCGTCGTGGAGCAGGCAGTCGAAGGCCAGCGTGCAGGCGTCGGAGGCGCGTAGCCCGCACCGAATCAGGATCAGGGTGATCAGCCGGGCGTCGGGATGGGCCCAGCGGTCCAGGTTCGTCGGTGCCTCGATCTGGGCCATCAGGTGTTCGGAGAGCCGACGCGAGCGCTGCGGGGGACGGCGCGGGGTGTCGCCGGCGAAGAACACCGCGGTGGTGGGCAGGGTGTCGTCCCAGCCATGTTGGCGGATCGCGGAGAAGAACAGGTGCAGGCCGGTGACCGCGTCCTCCTTCGCGCCGAGCCCGACCGGCTGGGTGGCCAGCCAGGCCAGATAGCGTTCCAGCAGTGGCCGGTCGATCCCGGCCAGTGCGGTGACGGTGGGCGCGGCCTGGTCGAGGAACGCGCTGAAGCGGGTGAGCGCTCCGATGTCGTTGAGCACGGTGCTCACGGTGAGTCCGCCCGACAGGCGCAGCCGGGCCCAGCGTTTGGCCAGCTCGCGTAGCCAGGGCTGGGTGATGCGGTCGAACCGCAGGTGGTTGCGCCCCTCGGGGGCCTTGCCGGTGTTGCGGGTCAGCCCGGGCAAGGTGTGCAGCCGCCAGACGT
The window above is part of the Sporichthyaceae bacterium genome. Proteins encoded here:
- a CDS encoding tyrosine-type recombinase/integrase, with the translated sequence MTAPSPASAAGGLLGKLLAAVRAEFRVEVYVPTPGDPVLGRPGCAVPGCDRSGWEYRLCGGHSNRWRKRGRPDLASFLADPGPPLHGRIELTHCTVPGCRFGSSGFGLCIRHRSAWTRSGHPDPAVWAADNPAVRGIEPAECGLPFCTLWCENGKHLFCKSHETRWRQLGRPAVEDYVAHCLLRGRARIDFRGLAPQPQLELQYALQCRHDQQTITAPPPVVNWAIGQVKAAGVGSMLDHSREQWRALTEAKSGGWYQGFVLHAHDVVSTLREGTGWEVEYPRDVWRLHTLPGLTRNTGKAPEGRNHLRFDRITQPWLRELAKRWARLRLSGGLTVSTVLNDIGALTRFSAFLDQAAPTVTALAGIDRPLLERYLAWLATQPVGLGAKEDAVTGLHLFFSAIRQHGWDDTLPTTAVFFAGDTPRRPPQRSRRLSEHLMAQIEAPTNLDRWAHPDARLITLILIRCGLRASDACTLAFDCLLHDGQGAPYLRYLNHKMRREAAVPIDDELETEIRAQQDRVAARWPHAHPCLFPRHRASATGTRPMTYYSYRGLLNRWLIDCDIRDEHGQPARLTPHQWRHTFASRLINRDVPQEVVRVLLDHESSEMTAHYARITDQTVRRRWEQATKVNVKGERVSIDPDGPLAQAQWAKTRYGLATQTLPHGYCGLPVQKSCPHANACLSCPVFLTGPEFLPELREHRGRTLTLIQDAQAAGRTRMVEMNAHVLTNLDRMIGEIEHDQNGARDAG